The sequence TTGCTTATttgcaagttattacagattgtaaagttctttccacttacaatttatcaCATAAGTTGTAGTTACGGCATAAcatgcaagaaagaaaaggaggaggaggaggaggaggaggaggaggaggaggaagagatagcagGTGAGTATATAAGcgaaaggtagaaggaggagtCACAATCATCTTCTCACCTGGACGAGACACACCTGTGGGATCACCATGTTCACGAAGGTAacgcgcacacaaacacacacacacacacacacacacacacacacacacacacaaacatacacacacgtgATTATAATTGTTACACCTGGAAATTTTTTAAAcacctggattttttttttttgagacaaagagagagagagagagagagagagagagagagagagagagagagagagagagagagagagagagagagagagttgaaaataAGTGTCATGTATTTTTTCTTCAGTCATTACAGAGTATTTTCTAATTGATTACAGATTATCTCCATTATTCCTtgcattgatgagagagagagagagagagagagagagagagagagagagagcagtaaaggTTTTCTCCCCAGGTGGCTACActgctggtggcggcggcggcgctggGCGTCGTCTCGGCCCATCCATCAGACTCTTACGGACACCCACAGACGTACAAGGAGGTAAACATACGTACACGAACACGTACACGGACATAGGAACGTACAGATGGATAGAAAGACACTCGCATTACTAGCCGTGTCCAAAAATCGCATTACTAGCCGTGTCCAAAAATCGCATTACTAGCCGTGTCCAAAAATCGCATTACTAGCCGTGTCCAAAAATCGCATTAATAGCAGTGTCCAAAAATCGCATTACTAGCCGTGTCCAAAAATCGCATTACTAGCCGTGTCCCAAAATcatgagtccagcacgtgatgagTCCCCTGGTTAATAACACGTTGTTTGCTTATCAAGTGTTTGGAAAGTTACCTGGtcatgtttcttttctctttcgactttaaagataaataagtaaatgaataaaaataagcctaaatatataaaccaaagaaaacaaaacgaaagaatAACTGCAATTTTTGGttggagtaaaaaagaaaacctCAAAATCTATATGAGGAAAAAGTAACgtgaaccataaaaaaaaaaaaaataataacggcGATATATtaaattctctctccctctccctcccttgcacccccccccccctccaggaCCCCATCCCCTACACCTTCCAGTACGGCGTGCGGGATGACTACAGCGGCGCCAACTTCGGCCAGAACGAGGAATCCGACGGCAGCCAGACGTCAGGCTCCTACCAGGTGGTGCTGCCCGACGGCCGCATCCAGACCGTGAGTCACCTTAGAGCCTGCCCCTTATACCCTTTACCTGGGGCTACCCTTTGCATCCTACCTCACTCTTTGCTGACCTAATTACATATCTACCTTTCTGAGCCCATAAATACTTACTTATCTAACCCAATTAAATATCTAACTTTCTCCTTCCCTAAATACTTACTTATCTAACCTAATTACATAtctacctttctccttccctaaaTACTTAC comes from Eriocheir sinensis breed Jianghai 21 chromosome 49, ASM2467909v1, whole genome shotgun sequence and encodes:
- the LOC126981758 gene encoding cuticle protein 7-like — encoded protein: MFTKVATLLVAAAALGVVSAHPSDSYGHPQTYKEDPIPYTFQYGVRDDYSGANFGQNEESDGSQTSGSYQVVLPDGRIQTVNYVADHYNGFQADVSYKGEAQYPHQYGPAITFKPAYSAPSYNPPAPSYSPPAPSYH